TGAAGCGGGAAGGTCGAGCACGAGCTGGCGGTTCACGCCTTCGGCCCAATACTCGTGACGCGCGCCGGCCGGGATGATCCACGCGCGATGACGGTCGATATGCGATTCGTCGCCATCCACCGCCATGCCCATGGCGCCATCGAAACCGAGCACGATCTGGTGAAAGTCATGCTCGTCCGAGGCCTGCACCGCTTCATAGCGGCGCAGGGAAACGCTCGGGCGATGGACCGGCGCGTTCATGCCGCGATGCTCAGACGTCGAGCAGTTCCACTTCGAACACGAGCGTGGCGTTCGGCGGAATCACGCCGCCCGCGCCGCGCGCGCCGTAGCCGAGTTGCGGCGGAATGGTGAGGCGGCGGACACCGCCGACCTTCATGCCTTGCACGCCTTCGTCCCAGCCCTTGATGACCATGCCGCCGCCGAGCACGAAGGCGAAAGGATCGTTGCGGTCCTTGCTGGAGTCGAACTTCTGGCCGTCGGTCAGCCAGCCGGTGTAATGCACGCTGACCGTCTTGCCCGCGACGGCTTCGGCGCCTTCGCCGACGGTGACGTCTTCATACTTGAGACCGGAATCGGTCGTGACTGTCGACATTCTTTGCTCCTGGTTGCACGGCTCTACGCCGATGGTCGAAACCACCATTGTAGAGCGTGGCAACGAAGCGAGTCATGCGATCACGTGTGGCGGCCGCGCGGATTCATGCGGCTGCCGATGCGGGCCGGCTTGGCGCGCATCGGCGAACCGAGCCGCGTGCCGACGCCGGGACTCACGCTGACGCCGAACTCCGGGCTGATGTACGAAGGCTCCATGCCGCGGTCCGGCATGACGTCGCGCGCATCGCGCTTTGCGAGCTTCAGTGCGCGCACGCGGACGTAGGCCATCGCAATGAACGTCCACGGCGCGAGATACGCGAACTCGGGCACGGAGACCATCATCATGGTCCAGGTCGCCACGCAGCACTGGCGCAGCGCCATGCCGCGCGCGTCCCAGTCGAGCTTGAAAGCAGGGTAGAGCATGAGCACGCTGACGCCGACGAGACCGATCACGCCCGTATTGACGAGCAGTGTCGAAAAGAGGTCGGTGGAGCGGATATAACCGAAGCCGATGCCGAAGAGCTGATTCAACGGCGAAGCATGCACCCACAAGCGCAACGATTCGAAGAACAGCATGGCGCGGTCGGAGCCGGACTCGTTCTTTCCTTCGAGCTTGTCCATCACCATCTGCTGGAACAGGTCGGCAATGTAGTCCTGCAAGACGAACGCGACCACCGCGAGCAGAAAGACACCGATAAGCGCCTTGATCGGATTGATGCCGAGCTTGCGCATACGGATGAGCGCGAAGACCGCATAGCCGATCAGCACCGTCGACGACGTACTCATGATGAGCGACAGCCCGATGATCCACACCGGCCAGCGCAAACGTGCCGTCGCGTTGAAGTAGATCCAGAACGGGAAGATGGACATGGCGTACATCGACGGTTCGCCGGTCAGCGCCTTCAGACGCTGTATCGACATGCCGCCCGCGCTCACGGTCTGGAACGAACTGCCGTTCACGGTGCCGTCCGAGCGCACGATGCCTCGGCCGAACTGGTCGCCGAACGCGCGGTTCGAGATGAAATCGCCGGGCGAGCCCGTCAGCACGTAGAACACCACTTCATAGATGCCGTAGAGGGCGAACAGCGTCACCGCCGCGAAGATCCACTGGTCCCATGTCGGGCGGTAGTAGTAGTACACATAAGCCGCATACAGCACGACCGCCGCCACGTAGATGGACTGCGTGAACATGCTCTTGCGCAGGATGAACGTGAGCGGGTCCTTGTCGTCGACGAGCGCGATCTTGCTGAAGTCGGGATCGAACGGTGCCAGCACGTCCGCGAATTGCGTCGTGCACAGCATCAGCAGCCACACGAAGATGGCCGCGCCGATGAAGTGCATCCAGTTCTTGCGCGAACGGCCGCCGAAGAACAGCACGAGCGGCACGGAAAGGAAGCACATGAGATAGCCGATCGTCGTGCCCTGAATGGAAGGCATCACGAGGAACGACGTGACCGGCATCGCGAAAGCCCAGATGCGGTAATACTTGTCGAGCAGCGTTGCTTTGTCTTTCATCGTAGAGAGTGTGGCTGCGTCTTTTGTTTTGCTTGCCGTTGCCCGAGAAGGCCGTGCCGCTGAAACGCAACGCCGCGTGACGGGCACGCGGCGTTTCGCTCAAGCAATGTTGCCTTGCTTCGAGACGTCCATCAGTTCGCCGACTTGAAGCTGCTCGTGTAGGCCGCCGCGTAGCCATACGTGCGGCGGTTGCTGCGGCGCTTCGGAATCGCGTTGAACACCGAGCCGACCAGACGTCCGCCCGCGCGATGCACCTTCTTGACCGTCTCTTCGATCTCTTCTTCGCTCTGAATGCCCGAGCGCAACACGAGAACCGTCGAACCTGCGTCGCTTGCAACGATGGCCGCGTCGGTGACGGCGAGGAACGGCGGGGTATCGATGATGACGAGATCGTACTGGTCGCTCAGACGCGCGAGCATGTCGCGGAAGCCCGGCATCATCAGCAGTTCGGACGGGTTCTCCGGATAGCTGCCGCACGACATGAACGAAAGCCCCGGCACGCCGACCTGACGAATCGCTTCGGCCGTGCCCACTTGCCCCTTCAGCACTTCCGACAGACCGCCCGGATTCGATTGCTTGAAGAACGATGCGATATGGCCGCGGCGCAAATCGCCGTCGATCAGAAGCACGCGCAGGCCGATTTCGGCGAGCAGCACCGACAGATTCGCCGCGACGAAGCTCTTGCCCGCCGAGGGAATGGGACCGGTCAGCATCACGATGTTGTTCGGCGCGTTCACGAGATCGCGATACAGCTCCGTGCGCACGGCGCGCAGTGCTTCCACTGCCGGATCATGCGGATAGCGCGTGGCGAGCACGAATGCGTCGCGGTCGGTATCGCCGAGATTCGGCATCGTGATGTCATCGTGCGCTTCGCGCTTGACGTGCGGCAGTGCCTTCGGCGCGCTGCCAGCTTGCGTGCCCGAAGACCCAAGCGCGTGACCGACCGGCGAAACCGAGATTTCATGGTCGAGCAACTGCTGCTGACGGCTGAACAACACTTCGCCGAGCACCGGCACCGACAGGCGACGTTCGACGAACATCGGATCGGTCACGCCGATCATCGCGTGGCGGCGCAGGAAGATGAAGAAAGTGCCTACGAAGAAGCCCAGCGCCGTGCCCGCGACGATCACGAGCGGCTTGTTCGGCTTCACCGGACGATGCGGACGCAGCGCGTTATCGACGATATGCGCACCGCCGCTCGTGCTCGCGCGACGAATCGACAGCTCTTCGGCCTTGTTCATCATGCCGAGATAGACCGTTTCCGCGACGCGCGCATCACGCGTCAGTTCGGCGCTTTCGCGTTCCGAAGCGGGCATGCTGTCGAAGCGCGACTGAATCTGCTTGTTGGTCTGCTCGTATTGCGAGATCTGCTGGTCAAGATTGCGAACTTGCGGGCTGTCCGGCGTGAAGCGCTGCAACGCTTGCGTGCGCTGCAGTTGCAGCATCGCGAGTTGCTGCATCGAGGTGATGCTGCCTTGCAGGTACGCCTGCGCTTCGTTGATCGGCTGCACCGACTGCGACTTCGCGCGGAAGGCACTTAGGCGGCCCTCGGCGTCCTTCAGGTCGCGTTCGAGGCGCGGCAACTCCGAGCGGATGAATTCGAGCGTCTTCGTGTCGTTGGCCTGGCGGCTCGCGACCGCTGCCGCGAGATAAGCCTGCCCCAATGCGTTGGCGACATCGGCGGTCTGATCGGGATCGTCGCCGTTGTACGAGATCTGCACGATGCCCGTGTCTTTCGTGGACTCGGCGACCTTGATCGACTTCAGCAGCAAGTCGATTGCATCCAGCGTGTTGTAGCGCGTCACCGCGAAGTGCACGCCCGGATGACCGACCACGCCATCGACCAGCATCGACACCCCATGCGCCGATGCCGGACGGCCGATCGTGCCGCGCAACAGGACGTTGCCGTCCGGGTCTTCCAGTTGGTATTGGTTGTTGTCGAGCAAAGTGAAGTCGAGCTTCGCGTCTTCCAGCGACGGCGGAACGTCGAGGCGCGTGATGCGGAGATCTTCGCCGCCCCATGCATACGAGTTCATGCCGAACCAAGCGGGCGCGAGGTGGCCGTGCTTGGCGAACATACCCGCGATCGCGCCGAGCACCGGCATCGTATGCGGCTTGACCTTGATATCGAAATGGAACTGGTTGACGACGGGTTCGAGCACGGAGCGGCTCTTCATGACCGAGATTTCAGCCGGCGCCAGTTGGGTCACGGACACTTGCTCCTGCGAGCCCTGCATCTGGTTCTGCGGCGCGATGCCGAGCGCGTTCGGATCCGGCGGATCGACACGCACGACGACGTCGGCCGAATAAATCGGTTCCGCGAGGAACGCATAGGCTGTGGCGAGCGCGGCGGCTGCAGCGATGAACATCAGCAACATGCCGATGTGATCGCGCAGCAGCTTGATCATGTCGCCCGCTGTGAATTTATTGTCGTCCTTGCCAGGACGCGAAGATCCGGAGTTGACGTATAGCGTGTTCAAAGGCGGCATCCTCTGTTCGAATGTTGAGCGTGGTCTTCCGGGCCAGACAAAAACGCAAAGCCCGCGCGGTTGGCCGCGTACGTCGTTCGTGTGTTGTGTCCGGCGTGGCCGGGAGAATCAAGGCTTCAGGCGGTGTGGCTCGTCGAGTTGCGCCCGAACGAGAGGAGCGCGAATCGGCGAGGCGCTCTATCGATCTGCAACGGCAGGGGTGTTCGCCCCACGCTGCGTGTGCGAATCGACACCATACGCCCGAAAATATTTAGCGTCAGACTAATCTTCCAGTCCCGCAGTGCTTCCGTCTGTTAAGTAGCGAACGAAATACAAGGCGAATCGAGCGGAAGGCGCTTGCGCGCTGAGCAATTGAGGCGATAATTACTGATTCGCCCTACGCGTCGTTTTTCATACCTAACGTTCTTTCCGTTCGTCGGTAACTTTTGTTACGGCATCGGATTCGCTTTGATGAAGTCGCGCACGACGTTGAAGCGCGGCTTGCGCGTCTGGCCGTCGTCGTGAATCACGCCGTAATTCCCGTCGCCGCCGAAGCGTTCATCGTCGTAAAGCTCATACAGCGTGACGTTTTGAATGTCGTAGGTTCTCGCTGCCTTGACGAAGCCTGCCAGCGCGTCCTTGCCGGTCAGGTAGCCGCCCGGGTCCGCATGGTTCGGGCGCACGCCGAATTCTGTGATCCAGATGGGCTTGCCGTAGCTATCGCGCAGGCGTTCGAGCACATTCACTTTCTGCGGCCCTGCGGCCGTGATCGAGCCCATGTTCGAATACCAGTGCCACGCAGTGATGTCCCAGCGCGGAATGGGATGGCCCTTGGTGCCGTCAGGCTGAGTGCCGGCAAAGAGCATGTCCGTGAAGCCGTAATGCAGCCATCCGAAGGACGTCAGCAGAATCTTCGCGTCCGGATTCGCTTCGCGTATGCCTTTGATGAGACCGAGTATCGACCCGCGCGCTTTCATGAACCTCGCATTGTCGTAGTCCGACGGATGTTCACCGCTGCGATCGGAACCGAGAATGGTCCAGTTGTCGTACTCGTTGCCGACCTGATAGTAAGTGACGAGGCCTTTCAGCACGCGGCCCGCCGTCTTGCCGAGCGCATAGCCCCGCTCGAAAGTTTCTTGTTCGTTCGCGCGCTTTTGCGGCTCGAACGGAGTCACGAGCGCAAGCACGCCAATGCACGATTTCGCGGCCCGGCGCGCGAAGTCGGCCACCAGATGCGCGCTGTCCTCACTCGATACGTCCTGCGCGTACATCGTGACGCCGAGGTCGCGCAATTGCGAAATCTGCAGGTCGAAGTCGGTCGTGCGATACGCGCCGCGATGTTCGAGATGGCCGACGACGCCATAGAACACGCCGTTCGTGCGGTCGCCGCATTGCATTTTCGGCGCTTCCGATGGTGCGGACTGCACCGAAGCGGTTCGCGCCTGCACCATCGTCGAGCCGCACAGCAGCGCGCCGACAAACGATATCGCCACCCACAGCCTTCGCTTCAACATTCATTCCTCACGAGAAGTTCGGTCAGCCCGGAACATCGGAGTGCTGCGGCGATGCCGGATCGAATGCCCCGCGGCACGGCATGGCGGGCATCATCACGTTTTGCGCTTGAGCGTCGAACGCTTCGCGCGAGAAGCGTCGGCGGAAGCTGCTGGCGAGCGCGGTCATCGGCACATCCCGCGCGGCGAAAATGCGTTCGACGAAGGCGTCGTGGTCGCCGGGAGGGAAGAGCAGCGTATTCGGCAAGTACGAATCGAGGCCCGAAATGCGCGATACGACGATAGGCCGCTCCGCGAGCACTGCTTCGATCATCACGAGCGGCACGCCTTCGAAGGCCGACGGCAACACGAGCGTATCGCTCGCGACAATGTAGGGCAGCACGTCGTTCTTCGGCCCAACGATGCGCACGCAGGCCGACAACACCGGACTCGCATCCACGATCTCCGCCAGGCGCGCCGCATCCGGTCCTTCGCCGACGATCAGCACGACCGTATGCCTGAACGCGTCCGCGTGTCGCTCGATCGCTTCCATCAGGAAGTCCTGCCGCTTCTGCTTGAAGTTGATGCGGCCGATGTGCGCGATGATCGTCGTCCCATCGTCGGGCAAGCCGAGCGCCGTGCGCGCTGCGGACTTGGTCAGCATCGTACGGCTGAAGCGGTCGTCGACGTAGTTCTCCAGGATCATCGTGCGCGCCTGAGGCGCGAATGCGCGCAGCTTTCCGCGCAGATGTTCGTTAAGCGTGACGAATTCATCCGGCATGCGGTACAGCACGCGTTTGACGAGCCATTTGATCTTCTCGCTCACGCCCGCATTCTCGGGCGCTTCATCGACGAGCGGTAGATAGCTCAGCGTCGGCACGCGCGCATAACGCGCGGCAAGCAGGCCTGCAATGCCGGACGCGATGGTGCCTTGCGCGATCAGCAGCTTCGAAAGATGCAGCGTGCGCAGCGTGGCCGCCGTCGAGCGAATGGCGCGCAGCAGCGCGAAGAGATCGCCGCGAATCGATTCCGCCGTATACGCGAGGCCGATGGTGCGAACCTTCGAATGCTGGCGGCTCAGATCGCTGACATAGCGGAAAAGGGCTGCATTGCTCTTCGGCACGAGAATGTGGAGCGTGCCTACGTTACCGCTCGAAATCAGTGCGAGCATGAAACGCTTGAGCATCTCCTCGTGCCCACCGTTGATGCCCGAATCGCAATAGATTCCAACGTTCACTGTGTTTCCCCTGTCGCACGCGTGCGCGCGCGTCATCGTCTGCTTATCGTCTGTTTATGAACTGCATCAGCATTCGCGCACTTTCGGTCCAGCGGTAACGCTCTGCATGAGCCAGTCCCCGGCTTCTGAGTTCGTCGCTCAGTCGCGGCGAGTCCAGCAGTTCACGCAGTTTCGCGGCGATGTCTTCGACCGAGAAGGGATCGCAGTAGATGGACGCATCGCCGCAGGTTTCAGGCAGCGCGGCCGCGCGCCCGACGAGCGTGGGGCATCCATTGCGCATGGCTTCCAGCGGCGGAATGCCGAAGCCTTCATAAATCGAAGGGTAGAGAAAGCAGGCTGCATGCTGATAGAGCGCCTTGAGCTTTTCATCGCTCACGTAGCCCGCCTGCTTGATGTTAGGTGCGCTCGACAGATCCTGCGCCTTGCCGAAGATCGTCGCATTCTTCATGCCGACAATCACGAGGTCGATGGAAGGATCGTTCAGTCGCATGAACGCTTCGACGAGACGCTTGAAGTTCTTCGTCGGATTCATGCTGCTGACAGCGAGAACGTAACGGTTCGGCGTGAGCTTCAGGTCGCCGATGACCGACGTATCCGGCACGATGTGATCCAGATGGTCCGCCGCGAGCGGCACCACGCCGATACGCTGCGGATCGACGCCGACATGATGTGCAAGACGGTCGCGCGAGAACTCGGAGTTCGTCATGACGCAGCTCGAGGTGCGCGCGAGTATCCAGAACATCACGCGATACCACATGCGGAACTTCCACGAGAAATGCGCGGGCGTATCGAATACCGCTGCATCGTGCATGTAGATGATCTGGTTCGGCCGGAAGATCGAGCCCGAGTTGCTGAGATTGACGATGCGCGAACGTCCCGCGAAAAGCGGCAGGACGATCTGCTCCCAGAACACGCCCTTGCCGAAGCCGAGTTCGACAGTCGGCACGCCGTCCACCGGTACGAGGCCGGGTTGCGGCGGCACGGCGAGCGTCACATGCGACCCCTCGGGCAGCTTCATCAACGCAGCGACGAGTTCGCGGGCGACGCGCTGCACGCCGGTGGTTTTCTGGCTCGTGAAGCGGCCGTTGTAGACGAGCTTGTTTGGAGCGAAGGAGGTATCCATGTCTTACGCGTCAGAACTGTGAATCGGAGCTTGTTTCGTACGAGGCGACGTCATTCGTACCGAGCGGTTCTCGCGAAGGTCTGTCCGAGCCGAATTCATACATCGAAAGCCATTGGCGAAAGATCGTTTCCATGGAAAAGCGCTTGTATGCGGATGCTCGCGCGACGGCGCCCATGCGCGCGCGCAATTCGCCGTCGTCGCGCAGGCGCACGATGTAGCCTTCCATCTCTTCGGCAGTCTTCGCGACGAAGCCCGTCACGCCGTGCTGCACGACATCGCGATTGCCGACCACGTCGGTGACGACGGCCGGAATGCCGGCCACCTGCGCTTCGATCAGCGCGATGGGCATGCCTTCCCAGCGCGACGTCTGCACGTAGATGTCCAGCTCCGATGT
This genomic interval from Caballeronia sp. LZ062 contains the following:
- a CDS encoding glycosyltransferase family 1 protein; protein product: MDTSFAPNKLVYNGRFTSQKTTGVQRVARELVAALMKLPEGSHVTLAVPPQPGLVPVDGVPTVELGFGKGVFWEQIVLPLFAGRSRIVNLSNSGSIFRPNQIIYMHDAAVFDTPAHFSWKFRMWYRVMFWILARTSSCVMTNSEFSRDRLAHHVGVDPQRIGVVPLAADHLDHIVPDTSVIGDLKLTPNRYVLAVSSMNPTKNFKRLVEAFMRLNDPSIDLVIVGMKNATIFGKAQDLSSAPNIKQAGYVSDEKLKALYQHAACFLYPSIYEGFGIPPLEAMRNGCPTLVGRAAALPETCGDASIYCDPFSVEDIAAKLRELLDSPRLSDELRSRGLAHAERYRWTESARMLMQFINRR
- a CDS encoding FKBP-type peptidyl-prolyl cis-trans isomerase codes for the protein MSTVTTDSGLKYEDVTVGEGAEAVAGKTVSVHYTGWLTDGQKFDSSKDRNDPFAFVLGGGMVIKGWDEGVQGMKVGGVRRLTIPPQLGYGARGAGGVIPPNATLVFEVELLDV
- a CDS encoding polysaccharide biosynthesis tyrosine autokinase gives rise to the protein MPPLNTLYVNSGSSRPGKDDNKFTAGDMIKLLRDHIGMLLMFIAAAAALATAYAFLAEPIYSADVVVRVDPPDPNALGIAPQNQMQGSQEQVSVTQLAPAEISVMKSRSVLEPVVNQFHFDIKVKPHTMPVLGAIAGMFAKHGHLAPAWFGMNSYAWGGEDLRITRLDVPPSLEDAKLDFTLLDNNQYQLEDPDGNVLLRGTIGRPASAHGVSMLVDGVVGHPGVHFAVTRYNTLDAIDLLLKSIKVAESTKDTGIVQISYNGDDPDQTADVANALGQAYLAAAVASRQANDTKTLEFIRSELPRLERDLKDAEGRLSAFRAKSQSVQPINEAQAYLQGSITSMQQLAMLQLQRTQALQRFTPDSPQVRNLDQQISQYEQTNKQIQSRFDSMPASERESAELTRDARVAETVYLGMMNKAEELSIRRASTSGGAHIVDNALRPHRPVKPNKPLVIVAGTALGFFVGTFFIFLRRHAMIGVTDPMFVERRLSVPVLGEVLFSRQQQLLDHEISVSPVGHALGSSGTQAGSAPKALPHVKREAHDDITMPNLGDTDRDAFVLATRYPHDPAVEALRAVRTELYRDLVNAPNNIVMLTGPIPSAGKSFVAANLSVLLAEIGLRVLLIDGDLRRGHIASFFKQSNPGGLSEVLKGQVGTAEAIRQVGVPGLSFMSCGSYPENPSELLMMPGFRDMLARLSDQYDLVIIDTPPFLAVTDAAIVASDAGSTVLVLRSGIQSEEEIEETVKKVHRAGGRLVGSVFNAIPKRRSNRRTYGYAAAYTSSFKSAN
- a CDS encoding glycosyl hydrolase, with product MLKRRLWVAISFVGALLCGSTMVQARTASVQSAPSEAPKMQCGDRTNGVFYGVVGHLEHRGAYRTTDFDLQISQLRDLGVTMYAQDVSSEDSAHLVADFARRAAKSCIGVLALVTPFEPQKRANEQETFERGYALGKTAGRVLKGLVTYYQVGNEYDNWTILGSDRSGEHPSDYDNARFMKARGSILGLIKGIREANPDAKILLTSFGWLHYGFTDMLFAGTQPDGTKGHPIPRWDITAWHWYSNMGSITAAGPQKVNVLERLRDSYGKPIWITEFGVRPNHADPGGYLTGKDALAGFVKAARTYDIQNVTLYELYDDERFGGDGNYGVIHDDGQTRKPRFNVVRDFIKANPMP
- a CDS encoding glycosyltransferase, translating into MNVGIYCDSGINGGHEEMLKRFMLALISSGNVGTLHILVPKSNAALFRYVSDLSRQHSKVRTIGLAYTAESIRGDLFALLRAIRSTAATLRTLHLSKLLIAQGTIASGIAGLLAARYARVPTLSYLPLVDEAPENAGVSEKIKWLVKRVLYRMPDEFVTLNEHLRGKLRAFAPQARTMILENYVDDRFSRTMLTKSAARTALGLPDDGTTIIAHIGRINFKQKRQDFLMEAIERHADAFRHTVVLIVGEGPDAARLAEIVDASPVLSACVRIVGPKNDVLPYIVASDTLVLPSAFEGVPLVMIEAVLAERPIVVSRISGLDSYLPNTLLFPPGDHDAFVERIFAARDVPMTALASSFRRRFSREAFDAQAQNVMMPAMPCRGAFDPASPQHSDVPG